One segment of Heterodontus francisci isolate sHetFra1 chromosome 28, sHetFra1.hap1, whole genome shotgun sequence DNA contains the following:
- the LOC137385250 gene encoding probable G-protein coupled receptor 139: MATADLLIIITQVILYRISFYYFPGSFLGITPVCTVIIVLLRAAIDCSVWFTVTFTFDRHVAICCQKLKTKYCTKKTAAVIRSTYCILFCLKNVPFYFTYEPGDIIDSVPWGCTAKSSLFTEPGWVGFDWFTTVLTPLLPFALILLLNALTVRHILVSRIRKGLRVQSKGEKHSDPEMESRRKSVILLFTISSSFILLWLVYVIDLFYYTIIGPAPGSYNDSEYIFQQVCWMLMNLSCCTNAFIYGMTQSKFREQVKNTVKYPLTSIIQ; the protein is encoded by the coding sequence atggcaacggcggatctactgatcATTATCACTCAGGTCATATTGTACAGGATCAGTttttattatttcccgggatctttcctgggcatcacccctgtgtgtactgTTATCATTGTCCTGCTCCGTGCAGCCattgactgttctgtctggttcactgttactttcacctttgatcgacatgtggccatttgttgccagaagctgaaaacaaaatattgcaccaagaaaactgcggcaGTGATTCGATCAACATACTGCATTCTGTTCTGTTTAAAAAATGTCCCATTCTACTTTACATATGAACCTGGAGACATAATTGACAGTGTACCATGGGGCTGTACTGCAAAGTCTAGCCtttttactgagcccggatgggtgggatttgactggtttactACAGTTTTAACCCCTTTGctaccattcgctttaattctgttgctgaacgctctgacagtcagacacattttagtcagTCGTATCCGtaaggggctgagggttcagagcaagggagagaaacacagtgacccagagatggagagcagaaggaagtctgtgattttactcttcaccatttcCAGCAGCtttatacttctgtggttggtgtatgttatagaTTTATTTTATTATACCATAATCGGACCAGCTCCCGGGAgttacaacgattctgaatatatatttcaacaagtctgctggatgctgatgaatttaagttgctgcacaaacgcattcatttatgggatgactcagtccaagttcagggagCAGGTCAAGAACACGGTGAAATATCCACTGACATCAATTAttcaatga